The following are encoded together in the Phycisphaerae bacterium genome:
- a CDS encoding polysaccharide deacetylase family protein: MNAHDANTIILSFDMEPDLGSWTSGQRGIREGTPEILNVLRRQGVPATFLFTGREAEHNPDIVARVLSDGHEIGCHTMFHETLGNAVFQMPGDSPVLDAEIPGRLALATDTVERIAGVRPVSFRAPRLFGSTTMVNALEDLGYRIDSSYPAYFHGSDFRPYHPDADDWARPGNMRIVELPLFYDTDAVTDDPLRRSGDQWPQLRLHGPNAFADLCRRMFPRARNAQGWSVLCVYLHPWEFVTIPEELTTDEATIRFKPFLHKNTGRPALEGLDAFIEIMKREGAAFAMMKDLRLD, from the coding sequence ATGAACGCCCACGACGCCAACACCATCATCCTCAGCTTCGACATGGAGCCCGATCTGGGTTCCTGGACGTCCGGCCAGCGCGGCATCCGCGAAGGGACGCCGGAGATACTGAACGTGCTTCGCCGCCAGGGCGTGCCAGCCACGTTCCTGTTCACCGGGCGCGAAGCCGAGCATAACCCGGATATCGTCGCGCGGGTCCTCTCGGACGGCCACGAGATCGGCTGTCACACCATGTTCCACGAGACGCTGGGCAACGCGGTCTTCCAGATGCCCGGCGACAGCCCCGTCCTCGACGCTGAGATTCCCGGCCGCCTGGCGCTGGCCACCGATACGGTCGAACGTATCGCGGGCGTTCGGCCGGTCTCGTTCCGCGCGCCGCGGCTATTCGGCTCGACGACGATGGTCAACGCGCTGGAGGATCTGGGCTATCGGATCGACTCCTCATATCCCGCCTACTTCCACGGCAGCGACTTCCGGCCGTACCATCCGGACGCCGACGACTGGGCCAGACCCGGAAACATGCGCATCGTCGAATTGCCGCTGTTCTACGACACCGACGCCGTGACCGACGATCCGCTGCGCCGCAGCGGCGATCAGTGGCCTCAGCTCCGGCTCCACGGTCCAAACGCCTTCGCCGACCTGTGTCGCCGGATGTTCCCTCGGGCGCGAAACGCCCAGGGCTGGTCGGTCCTGTGCGTCTACTTGCATCCGTGGGAGTTCGTGACGATCCCCGAGGAACTGACCACCGACGAGGCGACGATCCGCTTCAAACCGTTTTTGCACAAAAACACCGGACGTCCTGCCCTCGAAGGGCTCGATGCTTTCATCGAAATCATGAAGCGGGAAGGCGCCGCCTTTGCGATGATGAAGGATCTTCGGCTGGACTGA
- a CDS encoding ThuA domain-containing protein, with amino-acid sequence MTKNALVVYGGFEGHRPEQCAAVFIPFLEKQGYRVHPRTTLEVYADKDFLASLDLILQIWTLGDFTAEQGKGLSDAVRSGVGLAGFHGGIVDSWRSNPKYQWMTGGQFVAHPGCGPDTKIPSHAVNIVDRDHPITRGLPDFELQDTEQYYMIVDPGVHVLATTTFSGEYGTPGLYPPGVVMPYAWTRTWGDGRVFVAGWGHTEKDFDEPTALAIVERGLLWATRTSG; translated from the coding sequence ATGACAAAAAACGCACTGGTGGTTTACGGCGGATTCGAGGGCCATCGGCCCGAACAATGCGCAGCGGTCTTCATTCCCTTTCTGGAGAAACAGGGCTATCGCGTCCATCCGCGAACGACGCTGGAGGTCTATGCGGACAAGGATTTCCTCGCGTCACTGGACCTGATCCTGCAGATCTGGACGCTGGGTGATTTCACCGCTGAGCAGGGCAAGGGGCTTTCCGACGCCGTCCGAAGCGGCGTGGGCCTGGCCGGTTTTCACGGCGGGATCGTCGATTCGTGGCGGTCGAATCCCAAGTACCAGTGGATGACCGGCGGCCAGTTCGTGGCCCATCCCGGCTGCGGCCCGGACACCAAAATCCCCAGCCACGCGGTCAACATCGTCGATCGCGACCATCCGATCACGCGCGGCCTGCCGGATTTCGAGCTGCAGGACACCGAACAGTACTACATGATCGTCGATCCGGGCGTACACGTGCTGGCCACGACGACCTTTTCCGGAGAATACGGCACGCCGGGCCTGTATCCGCCGGGCGTGGTCATGCCCTACGCCTGGACGCGGACGTGGGGCGACGGCCGCGTCTTTGTCGCCGGCTGGGGACATACGGAGAAGGACTTTGACGAGCCGACCGCCCTGGCCATCGTCGAGCGCGGCCTGCTGTGGGCCACGCGAACATCCGGATAA
- a CDS encoding PEP-CTERM sorting domain-containing protein (PEP-CTERM proteins occur, often in large numbers, in the proteomes of bacteria that also encode an exosortase, a predicted intramembrane cysteine proteinase. The presence of a PEP-CTERM domain at a protein's C-terminus predicts cleavage within the sorting domain, followed by covalent anchoring to some some component of the (usually Gram-negative) cell surface. Many PEP-CTERM proteins exhibit an unusual sequence composition that includes large numbers of potential glycosylation sites. Expression of one such protein has been shown restore the ability of a bacterium to form floc, a type of biofilm.), whose amino-acid sequence MSRVSMQFWMSACLLVSCLAVPRAADAAWPAPAAGWEGQYSASVGLPTVATPAWTNGGMAGSIDATGDGGNPTLWMDMDASNNGGIYYGPGSGTAADQVTIDFRLNTMDTTLTSDVLQFHLRVYRPLATGGSQMWTYQFSKDTIKLEGNNDLVATFDEGWHDWRITIDAATLESNVYLDGGTEVLLTHSGKRYSTTTVRNRMEFGRNNEAVLGEAELTHLRWTNSEIVVPEPATLSLLGVAGLALLRRRRR is encoded by the coding sequence ATGAGCAGGGTTTCGATGCAGTTCTGGATGTCGGCGTGTCTGCTGGTGTCTTGCCTGGCGGTTCCGCGAGCGGCCGATGCCGCCTGGCCGGCCCCCGCAGCCGGGTGGGAAGGGCAGTACAGCGCCTCGGTGGGTCTGCCGACGGTCGCCACGCCGGCCTGGACCAACGGCGGCATGGCCGGGTCGATCGACGCCACGGGTGACGGCGGCAATCCAACGCTATGGATGGACATGGACGCCAGCAACAACGGCGGGATCTACTATGGTCCCGGCAGTGGGACGGCGGCCGATCAGGTCACAATCGACTTCCGCCTGAACACGATGGACACCACGTTGACTTCGGACGTCTTGCAGTTCCACCTTCGCGTCTATCGGCCGCTGGCCACCGGTGGAAGCCAGATGTGGACCTACCAGTTCAGCAAGGACACGATCAAGCTGGAGGGTAACAACGACCTGGTCGCGACGTTTGACGAGGGCTGGCACGACTGGCGGATCACCATTGACGCCGCCACGTTGGAGAGCAACGTCTACCTGGACGGCGGCACGGAGGTCCTGCTCACCCACTCGGGCAAACGCTACAGCACCACCACGGTCCGCAACCGGATGGAGTTCGGCCGCAATAACGAGGCCGTGCTGGGTGAGGCGGAACTGACCCATCTCCGCTGGACCAACAGCGAGATCGTTGTTCCCGAACCGGCGACCCTTTCGCTCCTGGGAGTCGCTGGGCTCGCCTTGCTTCGCAGGCGACGCCGATAG
- a CDS encoding carbohydrate ABC transporter permease, translating into MLEEPDHQALLKLAETPGPLDPFQVDLLVEVLNTLLAKRELYEPTVFPVAQLPADVPAILRHTDGQTGQPLNGLKHAQVLHLNRRLLEWALPDYIEPGRRVTLVNYQRVFQETNFGRALFNSIVVTLIVTFGQVFTSSLAAFAFARLRFTGRDKLFFGYLATMMIPGSVTMIPVFILLRHLGWIDSYAALILPVMFTAYGTFMLRQFFMGLPTALEEAAVLDGCGMLRIYWHVALPLSKPALAALGILTFMGAWRSFMWPLIVAHSPEHYTLPVAIAQFQGMFGTEWTLLMAGAMIMIVPMLIVFAFGQRYFVSGIRVGAVKE; encoded by the coding sequence ATGCTCGAAGAGCCCGACCACCAGGCCCTGCTGAAGCTGGCCGAGACGCCCGGGCCGCTGGACCCCTTCCAGGTCGATCTGCTGGTCGAGGTGCTCAACACGCTCCTGGCCAAGCGCGAGCTCTACGAGCCGACGGTATTTCCCGTCGCCCAACTGCCCGCGGACGTGCCGGCCATCCTGCGCCATACCGACGGCCAAACCGGCCAGCCGCTTAACGGCCTCAAGCACGCCCAGGTCCTGCACCTGAACCGCCGCCTGCTGGAGTGGGCCCTGCCGGACTACATCGAGCCGGGTCGGCGGGTCACCCTGGTCAACTACCAGCGGGTTTTCCAGGAGACCAACTTCGGCCGGGCGCTGTTCAACAGCATCGTCGTCACGCTGATCGTCACGTTCGGCCAGGTATTCACCAGTTCGCTGGCGGCGTTCGCGTTCGCCCGGCTGCGGTTCACCGGGCGCGACAAGCTGTTCTTCGGCTACCTGGCCACGATGATGATTCCAGGCTCCGTGACGATGATCCCGGTGTTCATCCTGCTGCGCCATCTGGGTTGGATCGACAGCTATGCTGCACTGATCCTGCCCGTGATGTTCACCGCCTACGGCACGTTCATGCTCCGGCAGTTCTTCATGGGTCTGCCGACGGCGTTGGAGGAGGCGGCCGTCCTTGACGGCTGCGGCATGCTGCGGATCTACTGGCACGTGGCGCTACCGCTGAGCAAGCCGGCCCTGGCTGCGCTGGGCATCCTGACGTTCATGGGCGCGTGGCGGTCGTTCATGTGGCCGCTGATCGTCGCCCACAGCCCGGAGCACTACACGCTGCCGGTGGCCATCGCCCAGTTCCAGGGCATGTTCGGCACCGAGTGGACGCTGCTGATGGCCGGCGCGATGATCATGATCGTCCCGATGCTGATTGTCTTCGCCTTCGGCCAGCGGTATTTCGTCAGCGGGATCCGCGTCGGCGCGGTCAAGGAGTGA
- a CDS encoding prepilin-type N-terminal cleavage/methylation domain-containing protein → MHAPRQVNNRRLRPGLDGRAFTLIELLVVVAIVAVLVAILLPALQQARDLSRRVVCASNLRGNIQAAVTYAGDFAGVLPSMAHFNYGVNSAGASMYFWLTGMRPGANLNEVLAPYCGDLATWICPSVGGPPPDHGPAGEAANTRSTCYMSYNYYPGRIRPQFSPDGERVVDDPIAVKPEAAPPSQVMIQDKCRDYFSAWPAEDYMGWNVNHGRGGIRFGSAGNPSGDSFYGVETAQVYGANLGFYDTSVRWHNFSQLVDVGDDQLWSGAAFARTYSVFP, encoded by the coding sequence ATGCACGCGCCACGGCAAGTGAATAACCGAAGACTCCGGCCCGGCCTCGACGGCCGAGCCTTCACGTTGATCGAACTGCTGGTGGTGGTGGCGATCGTCGCGGTGCTGGTGGCGATCCTGCTGCCGGCCCTTCAGCAGGCACGGGACTTGTCCCGGCGGGTTGTCTGCGCATCGAACCTCCGCGGCAACATTCAGGCTGCGGTAACCTACGCGGGCGATTTCGCCGGCGTCCTGCCCTCGATGGCGCACTTCAACTACGGCGTCAACAGCGCGGGAGCGAGCATGTACTTCTGGCTGACCGGCATGCGGCCGGGCGCTAACCTCAACGAGGTGCTGGCGCCCTATTGCGGCGATCTGGCGACGTGGATCTGCCCGTCGGTCGGCGGACCGCCGCCGGACCACGGCCCAGCGGGGGAGGCGGCGAATACCCGCAGCACGTGCTACATGTCCTACAACTACTATCCCGGCCGGATTCGGCCGCAGTTTTCGCCGGACGGTGAACGGGTGGTGGACGATCCGATCGCCGTCAAACCCGAAGCGGCCCCGCCCAGTCAGGTGATGATCCAGGATAAGTGCCGCGACTACTTCAGCGCCTGGCCCGCCGAAGACTACATGGGCTGGAACGTCAACCACGGACGCGGCGGGATTCGCTTCGGGTCCGCCGGCAATCCGTCCGGGGATTCGTTTTACGGCGTGGAGACCGCCCAGGTTTACGGCGCCAATCTCGGCTTCTACGACACCAGCGTCCGCTGGCACAACTTCAGCCAACTCGTGGACGTGGGCGACGACCAGCTCTGGAGCGGCGCCGCCTTCGCCCGAACCTATTCGGTCTTTCCGTAA
- a CDS encoding LacI family transcriptional regulator codes for MKTSPSLKDIADTAKVSIRTVARVIKNNGYVSPETRDSVNEVIRRLGYRPNRYARSLREQRSFEITVISWTHDEIHMEKLRALETLVRKHDYCMTLLFDPMRTPADVEHVVEELRNRRPAAVAVISRPPLDDACWARQLEEAQLPFLFIDSEDPRMDSPRTDRESGVFDAVEYLVSTGRRRVAYVGRVESYRGASARLRGYQRAVRKHELPEMVVPIESDLDKWEAGRMAVESLARLWPLPDAVQAYSDELAMSFMYFLQKQGIRVPDDIAVMGFDDRRAARFASPPLSTVKQPNEELGQVVGELLLRKIHNQGPPEGGWSPAVRPTLVIRETT; via the coding sequence ATGAAGACATCGCCCAGCCTCAAAGACATTGCCGATACGGCCAAGGTGTCCATCCGAACGGTGGCCCGGGTCATCAAGAACAACGGGTACGTCAGTCCCGAGACCCGCGACAGCGTCAACGAGGTCATTCGGCGGCTCGGATACCGGCCCAACCGCTACGCCAGGAGCCTCCGCGAGCAGCGGAGCTTCGAGATCACCGTGATCTCGTGGACGCACGACGAGATCCACATGGAGAAGCTTCGCGCCCTCGAGACGCTGGTCCGCAAGCACGACTACTGCATGACCCTTCTGTTCGACCCGATGCGAACGCCCGCGGACGTCGAGCACGTGGTGGAGGAACTGCGGAACCGCCGGCCCGCCGCGGTGGCCGTCATCTCCCGCCCGCCGCTCGATGACGCGTGCTGGGCGCGGCAACTCGAAGAGGCCCAGCTCCCGTTCCTGTTCATCGATTCGGAAGACCCGCGGATGGACTCGCCGCGGACCGACCGCGAGAGCGGGGTCTTCGACGCCGTCGAGTACCTGGTCTCCACGGGCCGACGGCGCGTGGCCTACGTCGGCCGCGTCGAGAGCTATCGGGGTGCCTCAGCCAGGCTTCGAGGCTATCAGCGGGCTGTGCGAAAGCATGAGTTGCCCGAGATGGTTGTCCCCATCGAAAGCGATCTGGACAAGTGGGAGGCGGGCCGGATGGCGGTTGAGAGCCTGGCCCGGCTGTGGCCTCTTCCCGACGCCGTCCAGGCCTATTCGGATGAATTGGCGATGTCGTTCATGTACTTCCTGCAGAAACAGGGCATCCGGGTTCCCGATGACATCGCGGTGATGGGCTTCGACGACCGCCGCGCCGCCCGGTTTGCCTCGCCGCCGCTCTCGACCGTCAAGCAGCCCAACGAGGAACTGGGGCAGGTGGTCGGCGAGCTCCTGCTGCGAAAAATCCACAACCAGGGACCGCCCGAGGGGGGATGGTCTCCGGCGGTCCGCCCCACGCTCGTCATCCGGGAGACCACGTAA
- a CDS encoding family 10 glycosylhydrolase, with the protein MSRVWMRSWTSTCLLMSCLALSGAADAAWPDPTAGWEGQYSASSGLPTAAKPAWTNGGMVGSIDAVGDGGNPTLKMDMGASSSGGIYYGPGSGTASDRVTIDFRLNTTDAAPASDVMQFHLRVYRPLAKGGGQMWTYQFSKDTIKLEGNNDFVARFDEGWHDWRITIDAATRESKVYLDGSSEALIGHSGKRYSATKVRNRLEFGRNNEGVLGETRLSYLRWTNSEIVVPEPASLSPSGSASAGVPTVDWSPETFVVWPLRTDGPDQQAVVSLGDWFRVNAMFGRPGVRFIVNNMALCGLRTIWFRCGAGGWLIYPSQVPGAVISRYADTSYDNSAFDALEETVTFGHRLGMSVFAWFPVLEETHGSQENDRSRYVDLHADQWGRTHENLPSGLPSFAEPAYREYKLQIIRELVSRYDVDGLVLDFERNSGRLRTNDSDYHSAIVEAFRKQTGKDAFSLPTDDPQWMAFRAQYVGMVIKEASDLIRKLDRPVKLIVMFPAGEPLSAFWDAKAWEEWVDGFALAAHGEPGESWESPTAQADRWFEEASRFDKPSSLIFYCGGATDEQFAERVAKGVEAGFRSIVYFETTHLYWHKRWSVPLSLACPSEATLVGPAADLTGGGELQVLAVGDWRMTIGSSIEAAAEGKAMEPATVQLPARAGSHRLAFHVRLGRGPLAGGLAVQGKTVDGTGVEHPFRTDRTWTVEGSGLELRTIGQPGIPPFLVEGPIRAGAER; encoded by the coding sequence ATGAGTAGGGTTTGGATGCGGTCTTGGACGTCGACGTGTCTGCTCATGTCTTGTCTTGCGCTTTCGGGCGCGGCCGATGCCGCCTGGCCGGATCCCACAGCCGGGTGGGAAGGGCAGTACAGCGCTTCGTCGGGTCTGCCGACGGCGGCCAAGCCCGCCTGGACCAACGGCGGCATGGTCGGATCGATCGACGCCGTCGGCGACGGCGGGAATCCGACCCTGAAGATGGACATGGGCGCCAGCAGCAGCGGCGGGATCTACTACGGTCCCGGCAGCGGGACGGCCTCCGATCGGGTCACGATCGACTTTCGTCTGAACACGACGGACGCTGCGCCGGCGTCGGATGTCATGCAGTTTCACCTTCGCGTCTACCGGCCCCTGGCGAAGGGCGGGGGCCAGATGTGGACCTACCAGTTCAGCAAGGACACGATCAAGCTGGAGGGTAACAACGACTTTGTCGCCAGGTTCGATGAGGGCTGGCACGACTGGCGGATCACGATCGACGCGGCCACGCGGGAGAGCAAAGTGTATCTCGACGGGAGTTCCGAGGCCCTGATCGGCCACTCGGGCAAGCGCTACAGCGCCACCAAGGTCCGCAACCGCTTGGAATTCGGCCGCAACAATGAAGGCGTCTTGGGCGAGACGAGGCTGTCTTATCTTCGCTGGACCAATAGTGAGATCGTCGTTCCCGAACCGGCCTCCCTTTCCCCTTCGGGAAGCGCCAGCGCGGGCGTCCCGACCGTCGATTGGTCGCCGGAGACGTTTGTCGTCTGGCCGCTGAGGACCGACGGTCCCGATCAGCAGGCGGTGGTTTCGCTGGGCGACTGGTTCCGCGTGAACGCCATGTTCGGCCGGCCCGGCGTCAGGTTCATCGTCAACAACATGGCCCTTTGCGGCCTTCGAACCATCTGGTTCCGCTGCGGTGCGGGCGGATGGCTCATCTATCCCAGCCAAGTTCCCGGTGCTGTGATTTCCCGCTACGCCGACACGTCCTACGACAACAGCGCCTTTGACGCCCTCGAGGAGACCGTGACCTTCGGCCACCGCCTGGGCATGTCGGTCTTTGCCTGGTTCCCGGTGCTGGAAGAGACGCACGGCTCGCAGGAGAACGACCGGAGCCGCTACGTGGACCTTCACGCCGACCAATGGGGTCGGACGCACGAGAATCTCCCTTCCGGCCTGCCGAGTTTTGCCGAGCCGGCGTATCGCGAGTACAAACTCCAGATCATCCGCGAACTTGTCAGCCGGTACGACGTGGACGGCTTGGTGCTGGATTTCGAACGCAACAGCGGGCGGCTTCGCACGAACGATTCCGACTATCATTCCGCCATTGTCGAAGCTTTTCGCAAGCAAACCGGCAAGGACGCCTTCTCGCTGCCGACCGACGATCCGCAGTGGATGGCCTTTCGGGCCCAGTACGTGGGGATGGTGATCAAGGAGGCTTCCGACCTGATCCGGAAGCTCGATCGGCCGGTGAAGCTGATCGTGATGTTTCCCGCCGGCGAGCCGCTGAGCGCCTTCTGGGACGCGAAGGCGTGGGAAGAATGGGTGGATGGGTTCGCCTTGGCTGCGCACGGCGAGCCAGGCGAATCGTGGGAGAGCCCGACTGCCCAGGCCGACCGGTGGTTCGAGGAGGCCAGCCGGTTCGACAAGCCGTCCAGCCTGATCTTCTACTGCGGCGGGGCGACGGACGAGCAGTTCGCCGAGCGGGTCGCCAAGGGCGTCGAGGCGGGCTTCCGGTCGATCGTTTACTTTGAGACGACGCATTTGTACTGGCACAAGCGGTGGAGCGTTCCGCTGTCGCTGGCCTGTCCCAGCGAGGCGACGCTGGTTGGTCCGGCGGCAGACCTGACCGGCGGCGGCGAACTGCAGGTGCTGGCTGTGGGCGACTGGCGGATGACGATCGGGTCGTCTATCGAAGCGGCGGCTGAGGGAAAGGCGATGGAACCGGCAACGGTCCAACTGCCGGCGCGAGCGGGTTCGCACCGATTGGCGTTCCACGTGCGGTTAGGCCGCGGGCCGCTTGCCGGCGGCTTGGCCGTGCAGGGCAAGACCGTCGACGGGACGGGCGTCGAGCACCCGTTCCGCACGGACCGGACGTGGACGGTCGAAGGCAGCGGCTTGGAACTGAGGACGATCGGTCAGCCGGGCATTCCGCCGTTTCTGGTTGAAGGGCCGATCCGTGCAGGAGCCGAGCGATGA